A region of the Dehalobacter sp. genome:
ACACGGAAAGTTCAAGGAGCATTCATCAACGCATGGACAGCAATTCTGGCTGCTTAATCAGCTCTGCAAAAAAAGGCGTGATGGCACGCAATGCGAAGCAGTGTTATGGGATCTTGCAGGACAGCCTGACTATCGATTAATCCACGCGCTGTTTCTTGATGATGCGGACCTAGCTCTTTTACTCTTCGATCCGGCCCGTGATGACGATTTGTTGAACGGTGTCGGATTCTGGCTGAAGCAATTGAAAGTTAAAGCCCAGCATTCCAGAGGAACACCTACAATTTTGATCGCTGCACGCTCAGACCGTGGTACGCCGCGATTGACAAATGAAGAACTTAATATCTTTTGTAAACAGCAAGGGATCAAGGCTTATATGCTCACCAGTGCAAAGTCGGGCGAAGGAATCGAGGAGTTGGTTCAGCAGATGCAGAATATGATTCCATGGGATGACAAACCGGCAACTATCACTACTGAGACTTTTAAACGAATCAAGGATTTCGTCCTCGATCTGAAAGAAATGAGTCACCATCGGAACATGATCCTGACACCAAACGAACTTCGTAAGCGCTTGCAAAAGACGGATCAAAATTGGAAGTTCAGCAATGCTGAGATGATGACTGCAGTCGGGCATCTTGAGAATCACGGATATGTGACGCGACTGAAGACCTCGCAGGGAGAGCCACGTATTCTGCTCGCACCGGAGTTGCTTAACAACTTGGCTGCATCTTTTGTGTTAGAAGCCCGTAGGAATCCGGAAGGACTCGGTTCACTTGAGGAACAACAATTGCTGTTAGGTGAATATAAGTTTCCTGAACTTGAGGAGCTTTCCGAGGCCGAGAAGGATATTCTGTTGGATTCAGTAGCCGTTTTATTCCTTGAACATAATATCTGCTTCCGCGAGACAAATCCACTGAATAATCGTGCTTATCTTGTTTTCCCTGAACTTATCAACATGAAGAAGCCAATGATTGGAGACGACACACCTATAGAAGATGGTGTAGCCTACACAGTGAGTGGCGCCGTAGAAAATGTGTATGCATCGTTGGTGGTTCTAATGGGTTACACTCAAGACTTCACCCGCACAAACCAGTGGCAGAATCACGCCCGCTACGAAATGGGAACAGGTCATGTATGTGGTTTTCGCTTGGAGGATGAGCGCGCTGGAGAACTGTATTTTGTATTATATTTTGGAGTGAATACTCCTGCCCCAGTGCGGATGCTGTTTCAGGGATTATTTGAGAACTTCTTGAGAGGCCGTAACCTTACAGTACAACGTATTGAACCAGTCTTATGTCCTAATGGACACACCCTAAACCGCTCAGTGGTTCGCGAACATATGTCATGTGGTGAAGAATTAGCCTTCTGCAATCGGTGCGGTGAGAAGATCACTCTGCCAAAATCCAATAAGCCGATTCATCTTACTAGGAAACAAGCGGAGGAAGTGGAAGCAAATCGCTGGGCAGCAGATCAACGCTCAAGATTCGAACAGGTTCTGTACCGCCTGAAATCATATGTAACGGATAAAGGAATTACCTCGCCTGAATGCTTCATCAGTTATGCGTGGGGAGTTCAAGACCATGAAAATTGGGTAGAACGGAGGTTAGCGATGGACTTGCAAAATGCCGGTATTATTGTAGTACTGGACCGATGGGAGAATGCGCGCATTGGTGCCAACGTGCCAAGATTTGTGGAGCGTGTCGGAAATACCGACCGAGTAATTGTAGTAGGCACATCGCTTTACCGGAAGAAATATGAGAATAATGAACCAATGCGGAGTTTCGTAGTCGCTGCAGAAGGAGATATCATCGGCAATCGGATGATAGGTACTGAAGCTGAGAAGGAGAGTGTACTGCCTGTTCTTCTAGAAGGTACCAGTAAGTCAGCCTTCCCACTATTGTTACAGGGCAGGGTCTATGCAGACTTCCGTAAAAATGAAGCCTACTTTGACGAGGTTTTTAAGCTCATCCTTAGCCTTTATCAGATTAAGCTCACTGATCCATTTGCAATGGAGTTGAAAGAATCACTGGCGAGCCGAAAGGAACTCGAAGTGTTCTCACCAAACAGAGTATAGGGCGACAGCTCCGTAAAAGGTAGCAGGTATCGAAAGTTCTCAAATACTATTTCCCAAAACTATATTAAGCACTAGTGTCGCGTCAATCTTCAAAGATTCACCGATTCCGAATAATTGCAATCGATTTTATATGACATTTTGCGGTTGACTCGACACTAGT
Encoded here:
- a CDS encoding TIR domain-containing protein, translating into MIILENLNKEQANPMLMNDNFVEKWQRADEEVRKSLPPGVKLVHTLRGHTGYIGRIAWSPDGRILASPSKDKTICLWNTVTGECMRTLEYNTENIQCVAFDPTGHILASASGTNNVELREVDTGEVRLTLEWGGSRIWAIAFNQEGDTLAIAGEDCASELYDAGSGELLCQLEGQKSALNLAFDPARNALASFGEDRKLKLWDPTTGKVLLRMQGHQSNVILRMQGHQDNVYSLAFDSLGQLIASGSEDRTIKLWYLNNKRLISTLEGHNSSVNSISFCTNSLVLASKGGDNLVCLWHADTGDCIAKIPEPSSDRWPPGLAFHPRLPLLATVGSDPRTPPNNCDRVIHIYELDLAVLCNQLTVPKVTYTSAKVVLVGDSGVGKTGLGWRLAHGKFKEHSSTHGQQFWLLNQLCKKRRDGTQCEAVLWDLAGQPDYRLIHALFLDDADLALLLFDPARDDDLLNGVGFWLKQLKVKAQHSRGTPTILIAARSDRGTPRLTNEELNIFCKQQGIKAYMLTSAKSGEGIEELVQQMQNMIPWDDKPATITTETFKRIKDFVLDLKEMSHHRNMILTPNELRKRLQKTDQNWKFSNAEMMTAVGHLENHGYVTRLKTSQGEPRILLAPELLNNLAASFVLEARRNPEGLGSLEEQQLLLGEYKFPELEELSEAEKDILLDSVAVLFLEHNICFRETNPLNNRAYLVFPELINMKKPMIGDDTPIEDGVAYTVSGAVENVYASLVVLMGYTQDFTRTNQWQNHARYEMGTGHVCGFRLEDERAGELYFVLYFGVNTPAPVRMLFQGLFENFLRGRNLTVQRIEPVLCPNGHTLNRSVVREHMSCGEELAFCNRCGEKITLPKSNKPIHLTRKQAEEVEANRWAADQRSRFEQVLYRLKSYVTDKGITSPECFISYAWGVQDHENWVERRLAMDLQNAGIIVVLDRWENARIGANVPRFVERVGNTDRVIVVGTSLYRKKYENNEPMRSFVVAAEGDIIGNRMIGTEAEKESVLPVLLEGTSKSAFPLLLQGRVYADFRKNEAYFDEVFKLILSLYQIKLTDPFAMELKESLASRKELEVFSPNRV